A genomic window from Thermococcus nautili includes:
- a CDS encoding Lrp/AsnC family transcriptional regulator: protein MAEIERLDELDRAILHILQEDGRASYSEIARRLKVPESTVRLRVKKLVERGVIRKFAALINPFKAGYSIVAFIAVDVEPSKIKEAVEKLKELPEVDVLGIATGAHDILMQVTVRDLQELENFLVEKLGRIDGIKSTETSILTSVKKWGYARVF, encoded by the coding sequence ATGGCTGAGATTGAACGACTTGACGAACTCGACAGGGCGATACTTCACATCCTCCAGGAGGACGGGAGAGCCAGCTATTCGGAGATAGCGAGAAGGCTTAAGGTGCCGGAATCGACGGTCAGGCTCAGGGTTAAAAAGCTTGTTGAGAGGGGCGTTATAAGGAAGTTCGCGGCGCTGATAAACCCCTTCAAGGCCGGCTACTCAATAGTGGCCTTTATAGCGGTGGACGTTGAGCCGAGCAAGATAAAGGAAGCCGTTGAGAAGCTGAAGGAGCTCCCGGAGGTGGACGTCCTGGGCATAGCGACCGGGGCCCACGACATACTGATGCAGGTGACGGTAAGGGATTTGCAGGAACTTGAGAACTTCCTCGTTGAAAAGCTCGGTAGGATAGATGGGATAAAGAGCACAGAGACATCAATCCTCACGAGCGTGAAGAAGTGGGGCTACGCGAGGGTGTTTTAG